agagcaatgatcaatcctcttcttagatcataccaccttggaagaactgaagaaTTACGGGTAcctagaattagctctgaaaacagcagcatgaaaaacctgaagcttggaacagtgccccctccaccctaGGAGCAGAACATAACCATAAcatgaagttaaaagtcaagaagtaggctggaaaaacAAGCAAATGACCAAAAAACTTCCAAAAACCTAaatatagaaagttactgtggtgacagggaagagcaaaacacagacacagaagaggacaacaatatcaaaacagctacatgtaaagccacaaagaaaaagtGAGTTGGTTTCAggaccaaaaagaattcctggaagagctcaaaaaggattttaaaaatcaggtaagagaggtagaagaaaaattgggaaaaggaatgagaatgacgcaagagaatcatgaaaaaagaatcaatagcttTGGTAAAGGAAgcgcaaaaaatggaaaaagatgtgcaaaaattcattgaagaaaacaatttcttaaaaagtagactaggcaagtggaaaaggaagtacaaaggctcactgaagaaaataattccttaaaaattagaattgggtaagtggaagccaatgactccatgaaacatcaagaaataaaatcaactttCCGCCGGCTCCGCCATATTCCAGTGAGTTGCCAAAATgacaaacacaaaaggaaaaaggagagggacacATTACATGTTTTCTAGGCCCTTTCGAAAACATGGTGTTGTCCCTTTGGCTACGTATATGCGAATATACAAGAAAGGTGATATTGTAGATATCAAGGGTATGGGCACAGTTCAGCAAGGAATGCCCCACAAATGTTACCATGGCAAGACTGGAAGAGTCTATAATGTTACTCAACATGCTGTAGGCATTGTTGTAAACAAACAGGTTAAGGGCAAGATTCTAGCCAAGAGAATTAATGTGCGTATTGAGCATATTAAGCATTCTAAGAGCAGAGATAGCTTCCTGAAGCgtgtaaaggaaaatgatcagaagaagaaggaagccaaagaaaaaggCACTTGGGTTCAACTGAAACGCCAGCCTGCTCCACCCAGAGAAGCACACTTTGTGAGAACCAATGGCAAGGAACCTGAACTGTTGGAACGAATTCATGGCATAAATGACtgctaaaaaaaacaataaaaaaaacttggattatgaaaaaaaaaagaaataaaatcaaaagaatgataaaatagaagaaaatgtgaaatgttttgttggaaaaacaacagacctggaaaatagatcccagagagatcatttaagaattattagactacctgaaagctatgatcaaaaaaagaaactacatatcatctttcaagaaattattaagtaaaactgccttgatattccagaactggaggataaaatagaaattgaaaaaatccaccaatcacctcataAAAGAGATCCcgaaatgaaaattcccaggaatattacagcccaattctagagctcccaggtaaggagaaaatactgcaagcagccagaaagaaacaattcaaatattgtgaagccATGATTTgccagtcaggattacacaggatttagcagcttccacattttaaaggagcagagggattaaaatataatattctggaaagcaaaggagctagtattacaaccaaaaatcacctacccagcaaaattgagcataatccttcagaggggaaaatggaaatttaatgaaatagagaatattcaagcatttctgatgaaaaaaccaaaactgaacaggaaatctgactttcaaatacaagtctcaagagaagcataaaaaggtaaacaggaaagataaggGATTTGATAAGGGAAACATAAGAGATTTAATAAGTTTAAACtctttgcattcctacatgggaaaatgatacttataacttaagaactttatcactattagggcagttaggacaAGAATGCATAGGTAAAGGGCATAGGTGTGAGTTTGCTATgctgggatgatatctaaaaataacaaaattaaggagtgagaaagagggatgcatttggagaagggggaagggagaggtagaatggggtaaattatgacACATAAAAGAGGTGTAAAAGAGTTCTTGCAATGGAGGGGAAGTTGGGGGGAGACTGGGCCacacttgaaccttactgtcatcagaattgtctcaaagaaggaataccatacacactcaattgaatatagaaacctatcttaccttatagggaagtaggaaaggAGATAGattagagaagggggagggactgatagaagggagggcagattagcagaggtggtggtcagaagcaaaacacttatgAGGAGGGTGaaaggaggtggggggtggggataagTGAgaaaaaacaggatggaggggaACACACAACAGTAATCAGAAccttgaatgtgaatgagatgaactcaccaataaaatggaagcagatggaAGAGGggataaaaaccagaatcctacaatatgagTGATCTTATCCatagtattcaaaatttctccatttgctgtaactgatagtttcatgtatggatggtgtggttcTGGTTGGTGGAgaacctttgttttcttggtgttaattgttaggccaaaattagcacaagcatcaGAGattcaatccatactttgttgcatctcagtttccaaagctgcattgagtgcaccatcatctgtgaacaaaaaaatcatttactaactgtccctccactttggtcttggcttactgtagccttttcaagttaaataatttactatcACTGCAGTAGCTGACCTGATGCCATGTTtttcctcattgaaggcatctaaCAAcactgctgaaaacatcatgctgagagaaataattttatctttcatATGTTAATAACCAATTACTGAATTAGAACTAGTTCCACTtcttcatccagaaatcaaccattTGGGAAATCTTGGACAAGATGTACCTAGCCAGGAAGgctaagatctaatcaaagaaaataaagaaattctaagtttaggtgAATTGATGGATTCCTGCTCATTTTGTTTACTCaaacaggtctgggaaaatgtggatcctcccttttgtcagacgAATAATATGGatattgataagtctctttgaccaagactggGTCCTCAGTGTCCTGTACCCCAACACCCTCATTGGAATAAGACCACCTCTCATTATGGTATTGAttttctcattacttgttaaccaatcacaGTTGATTTCCACCCCCAGGTAcacaccctttaaaaaaaatatcaaaggtTCAACAGACTTTGTCTCTTTGCTCACCAGGGGAAACAGTGAGC
This Trichosurus vulpecula isolate mTriVul1 chromosome 2, mTriVul1.pri, whole genome shotgun sequence DNA region includes the following protein-coding sequences:
- the LOC118836472 gene encoding 60S ribosomal protein L21-like; the encoded protein is MTNTKGKRRGTHYMFSRPFRKHGVVPLATYMRIYKKGDIVDIKGMGTVQQGMPHKCYHGKTGRVYNVTQHAVGIVVNKQVKGKILAKRINVRIEHIKHSKSRDSFLKRVKENDQKKKEAKEKGTWVQLKRQPAPPREAHFVRTNGKEPELLERIHGINDC